A genomic window from Acinetobacter chinensis includes:
- a CDS encoding SulP family inorganic anion transporter encodes MIHLKKEQWFSNIRTDVLAGLVVGLALIPESIAFSAIAGVDPQVGLYASFCIAVSIAFFGGRPAMISAATGAMALLMITLVKEHGLQYLLAATVLTGIIQLVAGYFKIAKLMRFVSQAVVYGFLNALAILIFAAQLPEINKMNGLGYLFIAAGLAIIYLFPYIPKIGKLLPSPLICIIVLSTLTLLLNADMRTVSDLGQLPDTLPVFLIPQIPLSFETLQIIFPYSITLATVGLLETMMTTTVIDEITQSEGDRHQECRGQGIANIISGFMGGMAGCAMIGQSMINVSSGARTRLSTLIAGVFLLCLVVFLKDWLAYVPMAALVAIMIMVSFTTFQWASVRQFRQHTTSFNIVMITVVIIVLSTHNLALGVLSGVLLSALFMINKLESSVRVESSLNQNTRKYIVYGQIFFSSSEKFYQFFDFKEAILSVVIDLTHAHIWDITSVNMPNTVVQKFESQGIQVKVIGLNEASSLLIERINT; translated from the coding sequence GTGATTCACCTGAAAAAAGAACAGTGGTTTTCCAATATCAGAACAGATGTACTAGCAGGTTTAGTGGTCGGTTTGGCGCTGATTCCTGAGTCCATTGCATTTTCAGCAATTGCAGGTGTCGATCCACAGGTGGGTTTATACGCTTCTTTCTGTATTGCAGTCAGTATTGCTTTTTTTGGTGGTCGCCCTGCCATGATTTCAGCAGCAACCGGTGCAATGGCTTTACTGATGATCACCCTTGTTAAAGAACATGGCTTACAGTACCTGCTTGCTGCAACAGTGTTAACAGGAATAATTCAGCTTGTTGCCGGTTATTTTAAAATTGCAAAGCTGATGCGTTTTGTATCGCAGGCTGTGGTTTACGGATTTTTAAATGCACTCGCGATTTTGATTTTTGCAGCGCAGCTCCCTGAAATAAACAAAATGAATGGCTTAGGCTATTTATTTATCGCAGCAGGCTTAGCCATCATTTACCTGTTTCCTTATATCCCTAAAATCGGAAAGCTTCTGCCCTCACCGTTGATCTGCATTATTGTGCTGAGTACTCTGACTCTTTTACTGAATGCTGATATGCGTACAGTCAGCGACCTGGGACAGCTTCCTGATACATTGCCTGTTTTTCTGATCCCTCAGATTCCACTAAGTTTTGAGACTTTACAGATCATTTTTCCTTATTCCATCACTTTAGCCACTGTGGGTTTACTTGAAACCATGATGACCACAACCGTGATTGATGAGATCACGCAAAGCGAAGGTGACCGTCATCAGGAATGCCGTGGTCAAGGGATTGCCAACATCATCAGTGGTTTTATGGGAGGAATGGCGGGCTGCGCCATGATTGGTCAGTCCATGATCAATGTATCATCTGGAGCGCGTACACGCCTGTCCACACTGATTGCAGGTGTCTTCCTGCTCTGTCTTGTTGTTTTTCTGAAAGACTGGCTGGCTTATGTTCCAATGGCAGCACTGGTTGCCATTATGATCATGGTGTCCTTTACAACGTTTCAATGGGCATCTGTCAGACAGTTCAGACAGCACACGACCTCCTTTAATATTGTGATGATTACTGTTGTCATTATTGTACTGAGTACTCACAATCTTGCTTTAGGCGTACTTTCCGGTGTGCTGCTCTCTGCGCTGTTTATGATCAACAAACTTGAAAGCAGTGTCAGAGTTGAGTCTTCACTGAATCAGAACACCCGTAAATATATTGTTTATGGACAGATATTTTTCAGCAGTTCAGAAAAATTTTATCAGTTTTTTGATTTCAAAGAAGCGATTCTGTCTGTTGTCATAGACCTGACGCATGCACACATCTGGGATATCACCTCAGTCAATATGCCGAACACTGTCGTACAGAAATTTGAATCTCAGGGTATTCAGGTCAAAGTCATCGGTTTGAATGAAGCCAGCAGTCTGCTGATTGAGCGTATCAACACTTAG
- a CDS encoding glutathione binding-like protein — MKLYYSPGACSLASHIILNEINVDFDLVRVDLKTHTTEKGVDYYEINPKGYVPALEINPGLILTENVAVLPFLAQHDPKQDLIPPSGLGRAKVLEWLGYLNSELHDAYAVFFGPELSAEEKQRAYATIDKILKYTEKYLQESDYDYLVNDHFGPADAYLFVLTNWSSMIGHDLSAYKNINALREKVGSRQSVQIAMRDEGLIP; from the coding sequence ATGAAGTTGTATTATTCTCCAGGTGCGTGCTCACTGGCTTCTCATATTATTTTAAATGAAATCAATGTGGACTTTGACCTGGTTCGGGTAGATTTAAAAACACATACAACAGAAAAAGGTGTGGATTATTACGAAATTAACCCAAAGGGTTATGTGCCGGCACTGGAAATTAATCCAGGTCTGATTCTGACAGAAAATGTGGCGGTTCTTCCTTTTCTTGCACAACATGACCCTAAACAGGATCTAATCCCACCATCGGGTCTTGGGCGTGCTAAAGTTCTTGAATGGCTTGGTTACCTGAACTCTGAACTGCATGATGCCTATGCGGTATTTTTTGGTCCTGAGTTATCCGCTGAAGAAAAACAGCGTGCTTATGCAACTATAGATAAAATTCTGAAATATACCGAAAAGTATCTTCAGGAGTCAGATTATGATTATCTGGTCAATGATCACTTTGGTCCTGCAGATGCTTATCTGTTTGTACTGACCAACTGGTCTTCTATGATTGGTCATGATCTCAGCGCGTATAAAAATATTAATGCACTGCGTGAAAAAGTAGGTTCGCGTCAGTCTGTACAGATTGCCATGCGTGATGAAGGACTGATTCCTTAA
- a CDS encoding thiazole synthase yields the protein MEDTPLIIGSRTFKSRLLVGTGKYKDLQETDLAIQASGAEIVTVAIRRVNIGQHPDQPNLLSVIPPEKYTILPNTAGCFDANSAVRTCMLARELLDGHNLVKLEVLGDEKTLYPNVVETLKAAKTLIDDGFEVMVYTSDDPIVAQELESMGCVAIMPLGSLIGSGLGILNPHTVSIIKENAKVPVLVDAGVGTASDAAIAMELGCDGVLMNTAIAAAQNPVLMASAMKKAIEAGREAFLAGRMPRKRMASASSPETGYFFK from the coding sequence ATGGAAGACACCCCCCTCATTATTGGTTCACGTACTTTTAAATCCCGCTTACTGGTGGGCACAGGCAAATACAAAGACCTTCAGGAAACAGATCTGGCTATTCAGGCAAGTGGTGCTGAAATCGTGACGGTTGCAATCCGTCGTGTCAACATTGGTCAGCATCCAGACCAGCCGAATTTACTCTCTGTGATTCCTCCTGAGAAATACACCATTCTTCCGAATACTGCCGGCTGCTTCGATGCAAACAGCGCAGTGCGCACCTGTATGCTTGCACGTGAACTGCTGGATGGACACAACCTCGTCAAACTGGAAGTTCTTGGGGATGAAAAAACACTGTATCCTAATGTTGTAGAGACACTCAAAGCAGCAAAAACTTTGATTGATGATGGTTTTGAAGTGATGGTCTATACCTCAGACGATCCGATTGTTGCTCAGGAACTTGAGAGCATGGGCTGTGTTGCCATCATGCCATTAGGCAGTCTGATCGGTTCTGGTTTAGGTATTCTGAATCCTCACACAGTTTCCATTATTAAAGAAAATGCAAAAGTTCCTGTCCTTGTAGATGCTGGTGTCGGTACAGCAAGTGATGCTGCGATTGCAATGGAACTGGGCTGTGATGGTGTTCTGATGAACACAGCGATTGCAGCAGCTCAAAATCCTGTATTGATGGCTTCTGCAATGAAAAAAGCAATTGAAGCTGGTCGTGAGGCTTTCCTTGCAGGTCGTATGCCACGCAAACGCATGGCCAGTGCAAGCTCACCTGAAACTGGTTATTTCTTCAAATAA
- the thiS gene encoding sulfur carrier protein ThiS encodes MLIYLNGEAKETHCSNLLELIQEMSLEGKRFAVEKNEMIISKSKLEQTPVCDADRIEIIQAVGGG; translated from the coding sequence ATGCTGATTTATCTGAATGGGGAAGCAAAAGAAACCCATTGCTCCAACCTGCTTGAATTAATCCAGGAAATGTCCCTCGAAGGCAAGCGTTTTGCAGTGGAAAAAAATGAAATGATTATTTCCAAAAGCAAACTTGAACAAACCCCTGTCTGTGATGCAGACCGAATTGAAATCATTCAGGCCGTTGGTGGCGGCTGA
- a CDS encoding DUF423 domain-containing protein, translating into MFIAISALNLALAVILGAFGAHGLKAHATAAQLNWWQTATDYFFWHALGLMALSIIARVSPQIPVRNSFILIQLGILLFSGSLYIMALGLPRGLGAITPMGGALMIAGWLLLAWNAAKHGK; encoded by the coding sequence ATGTTCATTGCCATTTCAGCGCTTAACCTTGCTCTTGCAGTCATTCTTGGTGCTTTTGGTGCACATGGTCTGAAAGCTCACGCAACAGCAGCACAATTAAACTGGTGGCAAACTGCTACTGACTATTTTTTCTGGCATGCACTTGGCTTAATGGCACTTTCCATTATTGCCCGGGTCAGCCCTCAGATACCTGTCAGAAACAGTTTTATCCTTATTCAGTTGGGTATACTGCTGTTCTCAGGCTCTCTGTATATTATGGCGCTCGGACTTCCACGCGGACTGGGTGCAATCACACCTATGGGTGGTGCTCTGATGATTGCAGGCTGGTTATTACTGGCATGGAATGCTGCGAAACACGGTAAATAA
- the rpoH gene encoding RNA polymerase sigma factor RpoH, producing the protein MSDSSNQLMPLSLSAPGVNLGAYISTVNQIPILTAEQEKELAERYYYDQDLDAAKMLVMSHLRFVVHIARSYAGYGLPQGDLIQEGNLGLMKAVKRFDPNMGVRLVSFAVHWIKAEIHEYVIRNWRIVKIATTKAQRKLFFNLRSLKKSSKKLTLEEAKSIARDLNVTPEQVLEMEGRLTAYDAAFEAQGDDDDEGSTHVAPALYLEDNRYDPAVLVENEDYEEQSTSALHEAMDQLDDRSRNILQRRWLDDDKSTLHELAAEYNVSAERIRQLEKNAMEKIKVAMSSN; encoded by the coding sequence ATGAGTGACAGCAGCAATCAGTTGATGCCCCTGTCATTATCGGCACCTGGCGTAAATCTTGGTGCCTATATCAGTACTGTCAATCAGATTCCCATTTTAACTGCTGAACAGGAAAAAGAGCTGGCCGAACGCTATTATTATGACCAGGATCTTGATGCAGCCAAAATGCTCGTAATGTCGCATTTGCGCTTTGTTGTACATATTGCCCGCAGCTATGCAGGTTATGGCTTACCTCAGGGCGATCTGATCCAGGAAGGTAACCTGGGGCTGATGAAAGCCGTTAAACGTTTCGACCCAAACATGGGCGTACGCCTGGTGTCTTTTGCGGTTCACTGGATCAAAGCTGAAATTCATGAATATGTGATCCGGAACTGGCGGATTGTCAAAATCGCAACCACCAAAGCACAGCGTAAACTGTTCTTTAATCTGCGCAGCTTAAAAAAATCCAGTAAAAAACTGACACTCGAAGAAGCAAAGTCCATCGCTAGAGACCTGAATGTCACACCAGAACAGGTTCTTGAGATGGAGGGTCGTCTGACTGCCTATGATGCAGCTTTTGAGGCTCAGGGCGACGATGATGATGAAGGTTCAACTCATGTTGCACCGGCACTGTATCTTGAAGATAACCGCTACGATCCTGCTGTTCTGGTTGAAAATGAAGACTATGAAGAACAGAGCACCTCTGCACTTCATGAAGCAATGGATCAGCTGGATGACCGTTCACGCAACATTCTTCAGCGCAGATGGCTGGATGATGACAAATCCACACTGCATGAACTTGCAGCAGAATATAATGTTTCAGCTGAACGTATCCGTCAGCTTGAAAAAAATGCCATGGAAAAAATTAAAGTTGCCATGTCTTCCAACTGA
- a CDS encoding sulfurtransferase TusA family protein: protein MNEQPLPPVIDAMGKPCPMPLLMLKRALKNEQHQILLLKSSDPHSQQDVLRYCQIHQIKCELLKISETEYHYLIES, encoded by the coding sequence ATGAATGAGCAACCGCTTCCCCCTGTTATTGATGCCATGGGTAAACCCTGCCCTATGCCACTGCTGATGCTGAAACGCGCTTTAAAAAATGAGCAGCATCAGATACTGTTATTAAAATCATCTGACCCACACAGCCAGCAGGATGTTCTGCGTTATTGTCAGATTCATCAGATTAAATGTGAACTGCTGAAAATTTCTGAAACTGAATACCATTACTTAATTGAATCTTAA
- a CDS encoding cold-shock protein → MTAREQGVVKWFNDTKGFGFIQRNGGDDVFVHFRAIMGDGHRSLRDGQRVEFSVVKGQKGFQAEEVQPLD, encoded by the coding sequence ATGACAGCTCGCGAACAAGGCGTTGTTAAATGGTTCAATGACACTAAAGGTTTTGGTTTTATTCAACGTAATGGCGGCGATGACGTATTCGTTCATTTCCGTGCAATTATGGGTGATGGCCACCGTTCACTTCGTGATGGTCAACGCGTTGAATTCAGCGTAGTGAAAGGTCAGAAAGGTTTCCAGGCTGAAGAAGTTCAACCTTTAGACTAA
- the rhlB gene encoding ATP-dependent RNA helicase RhlB — translation MSSGFETLNLHPKLKQAIDALGFKEMTPIQQKVLKFTLAGHDAIGRAQTGTGKTAAFLVSVINDLLNNPITDQRFRGEPRALILAPTRELALQIESDAKDLTKFTDLHLVTLLGGVDFDKQKAQLDKKFVDIMVATPGRLIDFVEQKEVWLDRIEFLVIDEADRLLDMGFIPSVKRIVRFSPRKEQRQTLMFSATFSYDVLNLAQQWLFEPVTVEIEPEKKTNADVEQRVYMVAGSDKYRLLRDILRDEPIEKVMIFANRRDQVRKLYDHLKRDGYKVVMLSGEIAQDKRLKMLDQFKNGQHNIMIATDVAGRGIHVDGVSHVVNFTLPEQSDDYVHRIGRTGRAGTRGVSISFLSEDDAFYLPEIEKAIGQKLPLTRLDGYC, via the coding sequence ATGTCATCTGGTTTTGAAACCTTAAATTTACACCCGAAACTGAAACAGGCTATTGATGCTCTCGGTTTCAAGGAAATGACTCCGATTCAGCAGAAGGTTTTGAAATTTACTCTGGCTGGACATGATGCAATTGGTCGTGCACAGACTGGTACGGGAAAAACAGCTGCATTCCTTGTCAGTGTCATTAATGATCTTTTGAATAATCCCATTACAGATCAACGCTTCAGAGGAGAACCTCGGGCTTTGATTCTTGCGCCAACAAGGGAGCTTGCATTACAGATCGAAAGTGATGCAAAGGATCTGACAAAATTTACAGATCTGCATCTGGTCACTTTACTGGGTGGTGTTGACTTCGATAAACAGAAAGCTCAGCTGGACAAAAAATTCGTCGATATTATGGTTGCAACCCCTGGTCGACTGATTGACTTTGTTGAGCAGAAAGAAGTCTGGTTGGATCGTATCGAATTTCTGGTTATTGATGAAGCAGACCGTTTACTGGATATGGGATTCATTCCATCGGTTAAGCGTATTGTTCGTTTCTCTCCAAGAAAAGAACAGCGCCAGACACTGATGTTCTCTGCAACGTTCAGCTATGACGTACTGAATCTTGCGCAGCAATGGCTGTTTGAGCCGGTTACAGTGGAAATTGAACCTGAGAAAAAAACCAATGCTGACGTAGAACAGCGGGTTTATATGGTTGCAGGTTCAGATAAATACAGACTTTTGCGTGATATTTTACGTGATGAACCGATTGAAAAAGTGATGATCTTCGCCAACCGTCGTGATCAGGTGCGTAAGCTCTATGATCATCTGAAAAGAGATGGTTATAAGGTTGTTATGCTTTCGGGTGAAATAGCTCAGGACAAACGCCTGAAAATGCTTGATCAGTTCAAAAACGGTCAGCACAATATTATGATCGCAACAGATGTGGCTGGTCGTGGTATTCATGTGGATGGTGTGTCACATGTTGTGAATTTCACTTTGCCAGAGCAGTCCGATGATTATGTACACCGTATTGGTCGTACTGGTCGTGCAGGAACTCGTGGAGTCAGTATTAGTTTTCTTTCTGAGGATGATGCTTTTTATCTGCCGGAAATTGAAAAAGCAATCGGACAAAAATTACCATTGACCCGTCTGGATGGTTATTGCTGA
- a CDS encoding nitroreductase family protein: MTDTAVDTVLQNIHHRQSVGHLIEPAPDAEQLELAFHAALTAPDHHRLKPTRFVVIAGDQREAFGSLLSEAMADLGETEAAQLERVKQHPFRAPMLVVVMTKFQEHAKVPDFEQTLSTGAAVQNFLLALQAQGFATMWRSGAVVESGLFKKALGLEEKDLVSGIIYVGTAAKAIPPRGEINIQDYVSDWKK; encoded by the coding sequence ATGACGGATACAGCAGTAGATACAGTACTTCAAAATATTCACCATCGTCAGTCGGTTGGTCATCTGATTGAACCTGCACCTGATGCTGAACAGCTGGAGCTTGCGTTTCATGCTGCATTAACAGCACCGGATCACCATCGTTTAAAGCCAACCAGATTTGTTGTGATTGCCGGAGATCAGCGGGAAGCTTTTGGCAGTCTGTTATCTGAAGCGATGGCAGACTTAGGTGAAACTGAGGCTGCACAGCTTGAAAGAGTAAAGCAGCATCCATTTCGCGCGCCTATGCTGGTGGTGGTAATGACTAAATTTCAGGAGCATGCAAAAGTTCCTGATTTTGAACAGACTTTAAGTACAGGTGCTGCTGTACAGAATTTTCTGCTGGCATTGCAGGCTCAGGGGTTTGCAACGATGTGGCGCAGTGGGGCTGTTGTGGAGTCTGGATTGTTTAAGAAAGCACTGGGGCTTGAGGAAAAGGATCTTGTTTCTGGCATTATTTATGTCGGTACTGCGGCTAAAGCAATTCCTCCACGTGGTGAAATCAATATCCAGGATTATGTATCAGACTGGAAGAAATAG
- a CDS encoding NAD(P)H-dependent glycerol-3-phosphate dehydrogenase yields MSELKFSDLVEPVAVNEKTALRVTVLGGGSFGTAMANTAVRNGCDTMIWIRDEKTANEINQTHINKRYLPDFPLEPALKAVSDIETAVCNRDIILVAIPSHSFRDVLKQIKPFITSQAVVSLTKGIEAETFSFMSDIIRAELPEIPYGVLSGPNLAKEIVAGQPAGTVIASDSELVRYAVQQALHSALFRVFGSDDVHGVELGGALKNIYAVAMGMAAAYNVGENTKSMILTRALAEMSRFAVKLGANPLTFLGLSGVGDLFATCNSPLSRNYQVGYALGKGKSLEQATKELGQTAEGINTIVQVKKRSADLDVYMPITCALYDVIFDGAPPMSIAVSLMKNGHRSDVEFVLPHHAV; encoded by the coding sequence ATGTCAGAGTTAAAGTTTTCAGATCTGGTCGAGCCTGTTGCTGTCAATGAGAAAACAGCTTTAAGAGTTACTGTACTTGGTGGTGGAAGTTTCGGAACAGCGATGGCTAATACTGCTGTTAGAAACGGCTGCGATACCATGATCTGGATCCGTGATGAAAAAACGGCAAATGAAATCAATCAGACGCATATCAACAAACGCTATTTACCGGATTTTCCACTGGAGCCTGCACTGAAAGCGGTTTCTGATATTGAAACTGCTGTATGTAACCGGGATATTATTCTGGTTGCGATTCCGAGTCATTCTTTCCGCGATGTTCTGAAACAGATAAAACCGTTCATTACATCTCAGGCTGTTGTTTCACTGACCAAAGGTATTGAAGCGGAAACCTTCAGTTTTATGAGTGATATCATTCGTGCAGAATTGCCTGAAATCCCTTATGGGGTACTGTCGGGTCCAAATCTGGCAAAAGAAATTGTTGCAGGTCAACCTGCGGGTACAGTGATTGCCAGTGATTCTGAACTGGTTCGTTATGCGGTACAGCAGGCACTGCATAGTGCATTGTTTCGTGTATTTGGCAGTGATGATGTTCATGGTGTGGAACTGGGCGGCGCGCTGAAAAATATTTATGCTGTCGCGATGGGGATGGCTGCTGCTTATAATGTGGGTGAAAATACAAAAAGTATGATTCTGACCCGGGCACTGGCCGAAATGAGTCGTTTTGCTGTCAAACTTGGTGCGAATCCTCTGACTTTCCTTGGGTTGTCAGGTGTGGGTGATCTTTTTGCAACCTGTAACAGTCCATTAAGTCGTAATTATCAGGTTGGATATGCTTTAGGCAAAGGTAAAAGTCTGGAGCAGGCGACTAAAGAACTGGGGCAGACTGCTGAAGGGATCAACACCATTGTTCAGGTAAAGAAACGCTCAGCGGATCTGGATGTATACATGCCAATCACCTGTGCTTTATACGATGTGATTTTTGATGGTGCGCCACCCATGTCCATTGCAGTTTCTCTGATGAAAAATGGGCATCGCAGTGATGTAGAGTTTGTACTTCCTCATCATGCTGTCTGA
- a CDS encoding phosphoglycerate mutase family protein, producing MQLTLVRHGEAVPPVDGNDIKRPLTERGHLQAAETAEFLKNRIQPDVFVVSPLLRAQETLSYIQKNFPDVPVVVCNAVKPDDDGRVAVEWLSYLPYESVVVVCHMNVVAYMESVLIEESFHPFALAEARLYEQAVIAPGLSVKTTAFIPES from the coding sequence ATGCAACTGACACTGGTTCGTCATGGTGAGGCAGTTCCGCCTGTGGACGGTAATGATATCAAGCGTCCTCTGACAGAGCGTGGACATTTGCAGGCTGCTGAAACAGCTGAGTTTTTAAAAAACAGAATTCAGCCAGATGTATTTGTTGTCAGCCCACTTTTGCGGGCACAGGAAACCTTAAGTTATATTCAGAAAAATTTTCCTGATGTTCCTGTGGTTGTCTGCAATGCGGTGAAACCAGATGATGATGGGCGGGTTGCAGTGGAATGGCTGTCTTATTTGCCGTATGAGTCAGTTGTGGTTGTATGTCATATGAATGTTGTGGCATATATGGAATCTGTACTGATTGAAGAATCTTTCCATCCTTTTGCACTGGCAGAAGCACGACTGTATGAGCAGGCTGTTATTGCACCTGGTCTGTCTGTAAAAACCACTGCATTTATACCAGAATCTTAA
- the gspL gene encoding type II secretion system protein GspL, with amino-acid sequence MLHLWMPETSGAWHWSVGEHWNQAVSLEQLIQDIQGYHGEEAIVFFPSRNLQILQQQLPKAQYKQLGADGVKYLLEEFVIFPMDAMKVLNHFQSPDQLTVLGVSKGAVETMQHALNLIPVKIVSLLPDFLILPVPAQDETVIVNINGRLLVRENEFLGNSIDDLSLFLDYQPKSKKYRISGFTDEQLSTVEAAATQELLESFQYEFVVLKKSKNHPFNFLPKATREGGVSGYWKACAAVLLSVLAIQFSYDAVRWFKLKKVADQTALQATDQFKYWFGQNYPVTEQNIKSQFKAQLEKSKAANTQALQLLSRIGPVLMQNQIVAQRVNYDASMLSMELKAGSSTVLQNLTQQLNQQGFKVELGNIQPDGAGVIGLVKIQ; translated from the coding sequence ATGTTGCATTTATGGATGCCAGAGACAAGCGGGGCCTGGCACTGGTCTGTTGGAGAGCACTGGAATCAGGCTGTATCGCTTGAACAGCTGATTCAGGATATCCAGGGCTACCATGGGGAAGAGGCGATCGTGTTTTTTCCATCCCGAAATTTGCAGATTCTGCAACAGCAGTTGCCTAAAGCGCAGTATAAACAGCTGGGCGCGGATGGTGTTAAATATCTGCTGGAGGAATTTGTAATTTTCCCTATGGATGCAATGAAAGTGCTGAATCACTTTCAGAGCCCTGATCAGTTAACTGTGCTCGGTGTCTCAAAGGGTGCGGTTGAAACGATGCAGCATGCGCTGAATCTGATCCCTGTTAAAATTGTTTCGTTATTGCCTGATTTTCTTATACTGCCAGTTCCTGCGCAGGATGAAACAGTTATTGTCAACATAAACGGTCGTCTGTTGGTTCGTGAAAATGAATTTCTGGGTAATTCCATAGATGATCTTTCCTTGTTTCTGGATTACCAGCCGAAATCAAAAAAATACCGAATTTCAGGCTTTACAGATGAACAGCTGAGTACAGTTGAAGCAGCAGCGACACAGGAATTACTGGAAAGTTTTCAGTATGAGTTTGTGGTGCTGAAAAAAAGTAAAAATCATCCTTTTAATTTTCTGCCTAAAGCAACGCGTGAGGGAGGTGTTTCTGGTTACTGGAAAGCCTGTGCAGCTGTTCTGTTGAGCGTGCTGGCAATACAGTTCAGTTATGATGCTGTGCGATGGTTTAAGCTGAAAAAAGTTGCAGATCAGACTGCGCTACAGGCAACTGATCAGTTTAAGTACTGGTTTGGGCAGAATTATCCTGTGACTGAGCAGAATATTAAAAGTCAGTTTAAGGCGCAGCTTGAGAAAAGTAAGGCTGCAAATACTCAGGCTTTACAGTTGCTCAGTAGAATAGGCCCTGTTCTGATGCAGAATCAGATCGTGGCTCAAAGAGTGAATTATGATGCATCCATGCTCAGTATGGAACTGAAAGCAGGTTCATCGACAGTTCTTCAGAATCTGACACAGCAGTTGAATCAGCAGGGATTTAAGGTTGAACTTGGAAATATTCAGCCTGATGGTGCAGGTGTTATAGGATTGGTGAAAATACAGTAA
- the gspM gene encoding type II secretion system protein GspM, with translation MEATDKLQQQLGSWSEKISDYLDSLSTRERLLVIFTCIFVVVVGVGSAIWAMYTAAEKQQDRVRELKDTVVWMQSNAVTMKPATDLELSASDKVQRIAQQQGLSVASQQQGDQIQLVVTHQNYSVLAVFLTQLAQMGLSIEKMELISEAGQIKLTATVQ, from the coding sequence ATGGAAGCAACTGATAAATTACAGCAGCAGTTGGGCAGCTGGTCTGAAAAAATAAGCGATTATCTGGATAGCTTATCCACGCGTGAACGCCTGCTTGTCATATTCACCTGTATTTTTGTTGTGGTGGTAGGTGTGGGGTCTGCTATCTGGGCAATGTATACAGCTGCAGAAAAGCAACAGGACAGAGTTCGTGAGCTGAAGGATACCGTGGTGTGGATGCAGAGTAATGCAGTCACGATGAAACCGGCTACAGATCTTGAATTAAGTGCTTCAGATAAGGTACAGCGTATAGCGCAACAGCAGGGATTGTCTGTAGCATCTCAGCAGCAGGGCGATCAGATCCAGCTGGTGGTGACGCATCAGAATTACTCAGTACTGGCTGTTTTTTTGACTCAGTTGGCGCAGATGGGCTTAAGTATAGAAAAAATGGAATTAATTTCTGAAGCCGGTCAGATTAAATTAACGGCGACTGTACAATAA